In the Clostridium sporogenes genome, one interval contains:
- a CDS encoding insulinase family protein → MNLKSGEIYNGFKLINEEEIKEINSLAQVFLHEKSGAKLLFIKNDDDNKIFSISFRTPPKDSTGVAHILEHSVLCGSRKFPVKEPFVELIKGSLNTFLNAMTFPDKTMYPVGSTNDKDFTNLMDVYLDAVLYPNIYKYPEIMMQEGWHYEIENREDDITYKGVVYNEMKGAFSSPESILFRKIQESLLPDTIYGVESGGDPDYIPDLTQEDFKEFHKKYYHPSNSYLYLYGDLDILEKLKFIDENYLKDFDRQEVSSKIKPQEAFKEPKYIEVKYPISKEEKIEDKTYLSLNFLLGKSIDKELYLAFEILEHILLETPSSPLKKALLDAGLGKDVFGVYDNSILQSTISIIVKNSNVDKIEEFKSVVFNTLESLVKNGIDKKLIESSINLKEFSLREADYQGYPKGLIYHIKSMESWLYDEEPTMHLKYEEVLEKIKVALTSNYFEDLIQKYILDNKHYSVLVVNPEKGLEEKRIENIRKKLKDYKESLTEEELELLIEQTKKLKERQNQKDSMENLSKIPLLSIDDINKESERLPLEEKNILGIKTLYHNIFTNKISYLNLYFNTRAVEKENIPYIALLSAVLGKVSTKNYNYQDLSNEVNISTGGIRYNAEIFSEKESYEKYTPMFTIKSKCLTSNVKELMKLLSEILINSKFDEKNRLKEIIQELKSRLEMIMFDRGHTVAVKRLFSYFSSYGKYDELLSGIEFYKFIVDVEKNFEEKFEKVSENLQNVFNKIFNSKNLLISITGEEEELNTINEEFKTLYDSLKEDELQYNDYEFNFDNSNEGFSTSSKVQYVAKGYNYLKLGYKYNGSMQVLRTIVNYDYLWNKVRVQGGAYGAFASFVKNGNMFFASYRDPNLMKTIEAYNETFKYISEFNPEDREMTKYIIGTISDLDTPLTPSVKGERAAENYIRKISYEDRQKEREEILSTNKEKIKEFSNIVKELMEKNYICVIGNEDKIKENKDKFNNIINLFE, encoded by the coding sequence ATGAATTTAAAATCAGGAGAAATCTATAATGGATTTAAATTGATAAACGAAGAAGAAATAAAAGAAATTAATTCTTTAGCTCAAGTATTTTTACATGAAAAAAGTGGAGCTAAATTACTTTTTATAAAAAATGATGATGACAACAAGATTTTTTCTATAAGTTTTAGAACTCCCCCAAAAGATAGCACAGGGGTAGCTCATATATTAGAACATTCTGTTTTGTGTGGATCAAGAAAATTTCCAGTTAAAGAACCTTTTGTGGAATTAATAAAAGGCTCTCTAAATACATTTTTAAATGCTATGACATTTCCAGATAAAACTATGTATCCTGTAGGAAGTACAAATGATAAAGATTTTACAAATTTAATGGATGTGTACTTAGATGCAGTATTATATCCTAATATATATAAATATCCAGAAATAATGATGCAAGAAGGTTGGCATTATGAAATAGAAAATAGGGAAGATGATATAACATATAAAGGTGTTGTATATAATGAAATGAAGGGCGCATTCTCTTCACCAGAATCTATATTATTTAGAAAAATACAAGAATCTTTATTACCAGATACTATATATGGTGTAGAGTCTGGTGGAGATCCAGATTATATACCAGATCTTACTCAGGAAGATTTTAAAGAATTCCATAAAAAATATTATCATCCATCCAATAGTTATTTGTATTTATATGGAGATTTAGATATATTAGAGAAATTAAAATTCATAGATGAAAATTATTTAAAAGATTTTGATAGACAAGAGGTGAGTTCGAAAATAAAACCTCAAGAAGCATTTAAAGAACCTAAATATATAGAAGTTAAATATCCTATATCTAAAGAAGAAAAAATTGAAGATAAAACATACTTAAGTTTAAATTTCTTATTAGGTAAATCTATAGATAAGGAATTATATTTAGCATTTGAAATTTTAGAACATATACTTCTTGAAACACCATCTTCACCGTTAAAGAAAGCCTTATTAGATGCAGGTTTAGGTAAGGATGTATTTGGTGTTTATGATAATAGTATACTTCAATCTACAATTAGTATAATAGTTAAAAATTCTAATGTTGATAAGATAGAAGAATTTAAATCTGTAGTATTTAATACACTTGAAAGCTTGGTGAAAAATGGTATAGATAAAAAATTAATAGAATCATCAATAAATTTAAAGGAATTTAGTTTAAGAGAAGCAGATTATCAGGGATATCCAAAAGGTTTAATATATCATATAAAATCTATGGAAAGTTGGCTTTATGATGAAGAACCTACAATGCATCTAAAATATGAAGAGGTTCTAGAAAAAATAAAAGTTGCATTAACTTCTAATTATTTTGAGGATTTAATACAAAAATATATTTTAGATAATAAGCATTACTCAGTACTTGTAGTAAACCCAGAAAAAGGACTTGAAGAAAAAAGAATAGAAAATATAAGAAAAAAATTAAAAGACTATAAAGAAAGTTTAACAGAGGAAGAGCTGGAACTATTAATAGAACAGACTAAAAAATTAAAAGAAAGACAAAACCAAAAAGATTCTATGGAAAACTTGAGTAAAATACCATTACTTTCTATAGATGATATAAATAAAGAATCTGAAAGACTTCCTTTAGAGGAAAAGAATATTTTAGGTATTAAAACTTTATATCATAATATATTTACTAATAAAATTTCATATTTAAACTTATATTTTAATACTAGAGCAGTAGAAAAAGAAAATATACCATATATAGCGCTATTGTCAGCTGTCCTTGGAAAAGTAAGTACAAAAAATTATAATTATCAAGATCTATCTAATGAAGTTAATATAAGTACAGGTGGTATTAGATATAATGCAGAAATATTTAGTGAAAAGGAAAGTTATGAAAAATATACGCCTATGTTCACTATTAAATCTAAATGTTTAACTAGTAATGTTAAAGAACTTATGAAACTATTATCAGAAATACTTATCAATTCTAAGTTTGATGAAAAAAATAGATTAAAAGAAATAATACAAGAATTAAAATCTAGACTAGAGATGATAATGTTTGATAGAGGTCATACTGTAGCTGTTAAGAGATTATTTTCATATTTTTCATCCTATGGTAAATATGATGAACTTTTATCAGGAATAGAATTTTATAAATTTATTGTAGATGTAGAGAAAAACTTTGAAGAAAAATTCGAAAAAGTAAGTGAAAACTTACAAAATGTGTTTAATAAAATATTTAATTCTAAAAATTTATTAATAAGTATTACTGGTGAAGAAGAAGAGCTTAATACTATAAATGAAGAATTTAAGACATTATATGATAGTTTAAAAGAAGATGAATTACAATATAATGATTATGAATTCAACTTTGATAACAGCAATGAAGGTTTTTCAACTTCCTCAAAAGTTCAATATGTAGCTAAGGGATATAACTATTTAAAATTAGGGTATAAATATAATGGAAGTATGCAAGTTTTAAGAACTATAGTAAATTATGACTATTTGTGGAATAAAGTCAGAGTTCAGGGTGGTGCATATGGCGCTTTTGCATCTTTTGTGAAAAACGGTAATATGTTCTTTGCATCATATAGAGATCCTAATTTAATGAAAACTATAGAAGCTTATAATGAAACATTTAAATATATTTCTGAGTTCAACCCAGAAGATAGGGAAATGACAAAGTATATTATAGGAACTATTTCTGATTTAGATACCCCTTTAACACCTTCTGTAAAAGGAGAAAGAGCTGCTGAAAATTATATAAGAAAAATATCCTATGAAGATAGACAAAAAGAAAGAGAAGAAATATTATCTACTAACAAAGAAAAAATAAAAGAATTCAGTAATATTGTTAAGGAATTAATGGAAAAGAATTATATATGTGTCATTGGAAATGAAGACAAAATAAAAGAAAACAAAGATAAGTTCAACAACATAATAAATTTATTTGAATAA
- a CDS encoding carbon starvation protein A, translating to MISFFLSLIALIVGYLIYGKIVEKMFGADETKETPAIRLEDGVDFVPMPAWKIFMIQFLNIAGLGPIFGAIAGALWGPAAFLWIVFGSIFAGGVHDYFSGMLSVRHDGASIPEVVGKYLGTGFKQFMRGFSVILLILTGVVFIIGPAGLLNTLTGYNKVIWIYVIFIYYILATMLPVDKIIGKIYPIFGLCLLIMAIGVATGLIVQGYHIPEVTLANLHPNELPMWPLMFVTIACGAISGFHSTQSPLMARCITNEKQGRQIFYGAMIAEGILALIWAAAAMTFFGSTGELGKQMAAHGGQAWVVNTISNSLLGKIGGALAILGVVACPITSGDTAFRSSRLIVADFLNYEQGPIKNRLAISIPLFVIGFVLTKINFDIVWRYFAWSNQTLAMIVLWTAAAYLHKINKSHWMATIPAVFMTGVSITYILVAPEGFKLSTSIGYPIGIIVALAVLALFLKKTASRKNNMNIAG from the coding sequence ATGATATCATTTTTTCTTTCATTAATAGCACTTATTGTTGGTTATCTAATTTATGGTAAAATAGTAGAAAAAATGTTTGGAGCAGACGAAACAAAAGAAACTCCAGCAATTAGATTAGAAGATGGAGTTGACTTTGTTCCAATGCCAGCTTGGAAAATTTTTATGATTCAATTTTTAAATATTGCAGGTTTAGGTCCAATATTTGGGGCTATAGCTGGTGCACTTTGGGGTCCTGCTGCATTTTTATGGATTGTGTTTGGTTCTATTTTTGCAGGTGGAGTGCATGATTATTTTTCAGGTATGCTATCTGTAAGACATGATGGTGCAAGTATACCTGAAGTAGTCGGTAAATATCTTGGTACTGGTTTCAAACAATTTATGAGGGGTTTTTCTGTAATACTTTTGATTCTTACTGGTGTTGTATTTATAATAGGACCTGCTGGTCTTTTAAATACCTTAACTGGTTATAATAAAGTTATATGGATATATGTAATATTTATTTACTATATTCTTGCAACTATGCTTCCTGTAGATAAAATTATAGGAAAAATATACCCTATATTTGGTTTATGTTTACTTATAATGGCCATAGGCGTTGCTACTGGTTTAATAGTTCAAGGATATCACATACCAGAAGTAACTTTAGCAAACCTACACCCTAACGAACTTCCAATGTGGCCTTTAATGTTTGTAACAATTGCCTGTGGAGCTATATCTGGTTTCCACTCAACTCAATCTCCATTAATGGCTAGATGTATAACAAATGAAAAACAAGGAAGACAAATATTTTATGGAGCAATGATAGCCGAAGGAATACTTGCTTTAATCTGGGCTGCTGCTGCAATGACTTTCTTTGGAAGCACTGGAGAACTCGGCAAACAAATGGCCGCTCATGGAGGGCAAGCTTGGGTAGTAAATACTATTTCCAATTCATTACTTGGGAAAATAGGTGGTGCCTTAGCTATACTTGGAGTTGTTGCCTGTCCAATAACTTCTGGTGATACAGCTTTTAGAAGCTCAAGGCTTATAGTAGCTGACTTCTTAAACTATGAACAAGGGCCTATAAAAAACAGATTAGCAATAAGTATACCTCTATTCGTTATAGGTTTTGTATTAACAAAAATAAATTTTGATATTGTTTGGAGATATTTTGCTTGGTCAAACCAAACCTTGGCTATGATAGTTTTATGGACTGCAGCTGCTTATTTACACAAAATAAATAAATCTCATTGGATGGCAACTATACCAGCTGTATTTATGACTGGAGTTTCTATAACTTATATACTTGTAGCTCCAGAAGGATTCAAACTTAGTACATCAATTGGATATCCTATAGGTATTATAGTAGCTTTAGCTGTTCTAGCACTATTCTTAAAGAAAACAGCTTCTAGAAAAAATAATATGAACATAGCAGGATAA
- a CDS encoding histidine kinase, which translates to MIYIQLLESMSLIGMAAYLYSQTKTFNKFLKNKSDYKYKLIIITFFSILSVLGTYTGVNIEPYALANARPIGTIVAGYIGGPLVGVMVGIIAGTHRYFLGGFTALSCAISTIIEGIIGGIANVITKEKGVDVSTGITAAIIAEVLQMIIILLVAKPYEAALQLEKVIALPMIITNSIGVGIFINIINNTQEYYKKIGAIQSQKALNIAKKTSIYLRSGFSQEISDKVCSIIYKSINLESIFIAGNDDILSYNGGEVNKERLRERINEYFRFKGYRLIKFQDYNQEKLFYCIPIFTDNNIFKFVIGIQIKSYKSVDRYFSNFAKELSALLATQMELYELDQLAQEVSKAELKMLRNQIHPHFLFNTLNTIASFCRTNPTKARELILNLANYFRQTLKRQDEKIILKDEIEFLESYLSIEKARFEDRLNIDINIPEELLNIKVPVFVLQPIIENSMKHGILLKSQGGNVIITAIDEKDKVKFIIKDTGVGMDENKLNYVVNNWPGIGLSNVNKRLKLLYGEKSFIHIESKLNKGTEVIFSIPKEVF; encoded by the coding sequence ATGATATATATACAATTATTAGAAAGTATGTCCCTTATTGGAATGGCAGCTTATTTATATAGTCAAACTAAAACTTTTAATAAATTTCTTAAAAATAAATCTGATTATAAGTATAAATTGATAATTATAACTTTTTTTAGCATCTTATCTGTATTAGGTACTTATACTGGGGTTAACATAGAACCCTATGCTTTAGCTAATGCAAGACCTATAGGGACTATAGTGGCTGGATATATAGGAGGACCATTAGTAGGGGTTATGGTTGGGATTATAGCAGGAACTCATAGATATTTTTTAGGTGGATTCACAGCTCTATCCTGTGCTATATCTACTATAATAGAAGGGATAATAGGAGGAATAGCTAATGTAATTACAAAGGAAAAGGGGGTAGACGTTTCTACAGGTATTACAGCAGCTATAATAGCAGAAGTATTACAGATGATAATAATTTTATTAGTAGCAAAACCTTATGAAGCAGCTCTGCAATTAGAAAAAGTTATAGCATTACCTATGATAATAACGAATTCTATTGGAGTGGGAATATTTATAAATATTATAAATAATACACAAGAATATTATAAAAAAATTGGTGCAATTCAATCTCAAAAAGCTCTTAATATAGCTAAAAAAACTTCTATTTATTTAAGAAGCGGATTTAGCCAAGAGATTTCTGATAAAGTATGTTCTATAATATATAAATCAATAAACTTAGAAAGCATATTTATTGCTGGAAATGATGATATACTTTCTTATAATGGAGGCGAAGTGAACAAAGAAAGATTAAGAGAGAGAATAAATGAATATTTTAGATTTAAGGGATATAGATTAATAAAATTTCAAGATTATAATCAAGAAAAACTATTCTATTGCATACCTATATTTACAGATAATAATATATTTAAATTTGTTATAGGAATACAAATTAAGTCTTATAAAAGTGTAGATAGGTATTTTAGTAATTTTGCTAAGGAATTAAGTGCTCTTTTAGCTACGCAAATGGAATTATATGAATTAGATCAATTAGCTCAAGAAGTTTCAAAGGCAGAATTAAAAATGTTGAGAAATCAAATACATCCACATTTTTTATTTAATACATTAAATACTATAGCATCATTTTGTAGAACTAATCCTACAAAAGCTAGAGAGCTTATATTAAACCTTGCAAATTATTTTAGACAAACTCTGAAAAGGCAAGATGAAAAAATTATATTAAAAGATGAAATAGAGTTTCTGGAATCCTATTTGTCTATAGAAAAGGCAAGATTTGAAGACAGGCTAAATATAGATATTAATATACCAGAAGAACTTTTAAATATTAAAGTCCCTGTATTTGTACTTCAGCCTATAATAGAAAATTCTATGAAACATGGAATACTATTAAAATCGCAAGGAGGCAATGTAATAATTACAGCAATAGATGAAAAGGATAAAGTAAAATTTATAATAAAAGATACGGGAGTAGGTATGGATGAAAATAAACTTAATTATGTAGTAAACAATTGGCCTGGTATAGGACTTTCAAATGTTAATAAAAGATTAAAATTATTATATGGAGAAAAAAGTTTTATACATATAGAAAGCAAATTAAATAAAGGAACAGAAGTCATATTTTCTATACCTAAGGAGGTATTTTAG
- a CDS encoding LytTR family DNA-binding domain-containing protein, whose translation MEEIRAIIIEDEKPAIEELKYVLSKYNFLNVVDVAMTGDVGYELVKKLQPEVVFMDINIPTESGMSVSKKIKEFNKDINIIFITAYEKYALEAFEIEALDYILKPFDDKRIDLTIKRLKEKIEQKHSEKIPDMISNILNKLEKEEKSLKKIPCEYRGKIILIDTKDIHYCYTMEEKTYVKADSKEYITHNTLKEIEKKTDLVRVHRSYIVNMDNIKELYSWFNGTYKLVMDDKEQSEIPVSRNNVKKLKETLGI comes from the coding sequence ATGGAAGAAATCAGAGCTATTATAATAGAAGATGAGAAACCAGCCATAGAAGAACTTAAGTATGTTTTATCTAAGTATAACTTTTTGAATGTAGTAGATGTAGCTATGACTGGAGATGTTGGATATGAATTAGTTAAAAAACTGCAACCAGAAGTAGTTTTTATGGATATAAATATACCTACAGAAAGTGGAATGAGTGTATCTAAAAAAATAAAAGAGTTTAATAAAGATATAAATATTATATTTATAACAGCATATGAGAAATATGCTTTGGAAGCATTTGAAATAGAGGCGTTAGATTATATATTAAAACCTTTTGATGACAAAAGAATAGATTTAACTATAAAAAGATTAAAGGAAAAAATAGAGCAAAAACATAGTGAGAAAATTCCTGATATGATAAGTAATATATTAAATAAATTAGAAAAAGAAGAAAAATCACTTAAAAAAATTCCTTGTGAATATAGAGGGAAAATAATATTAATAGATACAAAAGACATACATTACTGTTATACTATGGAGGAAAAAACTTATGTGAAAGCTGATTCAAAAGAATATATAACTCATAATACATTAAAAGAAATAGAGAAAAAGACAGATTTAGTTAGAGTTCATAGAAGCTATATAGTAAATATGGATAATATAAAAGAATTATATTCTTGGTTTAACGGTACATATAAATTAGTCATGGATGATAAAGAACAATCAGAAATTCCTGTTAGTAGAAATAATGTTAAAAAATTAAAAGAAACACTGGGGATATAA
- a CDS encoding response regulator transcription factor: MATILIIEDDDTIAFGIKSFLLKNNYNVIHGENLKKGKDLFTKDIDLILLDLNLPDGSGFDFCHYIKKIKDVPIIFLTVVDEESTMIKGLDMGGDDYITKPFKLSLLQARITAVLRRTLKQNNEESVLYCKNIKVIKSESRVYKNNHEIELTVGEYNLLLQLLENKNRTLTRTTLLKNLWDYNGEFVNNNTLSVAIKRLREKLEDDSCIKTVRGLGYRMED, translated from the coding sequence ATGGCTACAATTTTAATAATTGAAGATGATGATACCATTGCTTTTGGAATTAAATCATTTTTATTGAAAAATAATTACAACGTTATTCATGGGGAAAATTTAAAAAAAGGAAAAGATCTTTTTACTAAAGATATAGACTTAATATTACTAGATTTAAATCTTCCTGATGGATCAGGATTTGATTTTTGTCATTATATAAAAAAAATTAAAGATGTACCTATTATTTTTCTTACTGTGGTAGATGAAGAAAGTACTATGATAAAAGGACTAGATATGGGTGGAGATGACTATATTACAAAACCTTTTAAATTAAGCCTTTTACAAGCACGTATTACTGCTGTTCTACGTAGAACTCTTAAACAAAACAATGAAGAATCAGTTTTGTATTGTAAAAATATTAAAGTAATAAAGTCAGAATCAAGGGTGTATAAAAATAACCATGAAATAGAATTGACAGTTGGTGAGTACAATCTATTACTACAATTATTAGAGAATAAAAATCGTACTTTAACAAGAACTACTTTATTAAAAAATCTGTGGGACTATAATGGAGAATTTGTAAATAATAACACATTGTCAGTAGCGATAAAGCGCCTTAGAGAAAAGCTAGAGGATGATTCTTGTATTAAAACAGTAAGAGGACTAGGTTATAGGATGGAGGATTAA
- a CDS encoding HAMP domain-containing histidine kinase, whose amino-acid sequence MNKERMIVWFFTSFLYITFFCIIFGGFIYTQTKNIFYEKTAQLIAAGSNANSDIEQVLVSSLKKKNETEINKGKKILEKYGYVKKSKLNFNNYQIFSKVLISVLLLIALLFFYFGASLLISDIIKRRRIHSLAEYLYHINQGIYKMRTDKKEDEFSILEDELYKTVIMLRESREKEREEKEKLCDNLADISHQLKTPLTSMSLMIELLESSSIEGDEALYIKNISSQIYRLNYLVSSLLILSKIDADAMPLEYTSINVYELVCVAVEPLHLMIEKKKQQFFIKDNSDIFFTGDFHWTNEAIVNIVKNCSEHTPNGGEISINYKQNPICTEITIEDNGQGFDKKDIPHLFTRFYKGENSSKNSVGIGLALANSIIKKQNGEIIAINKDTGGAKFIIKFYKN is encoded by the coding sequence ATGAATAAAGAAAGAATGATAGTATGGTTTTTTACTAGTTTTTTATATATAACATTTTTTTGCATTATATTTGGTGGTTTCATTTATACACAGACAAAGAATATATTTTATGAAAAAACAGCACAACTTATAGCAGCTGGATCTAATGCTAATTCTGATATTGAACAAGTTTTGGTATCATCACTAAAAAAGAAAAATGAAACAGAGATAAATAAGGGCAAGAAAATATTAGAGAAATATGGTTATGTTAAAAAATCTAAACTTAATTTTAATAATTATCAAATATTTAGTAAAGTGCTTATTAGTGTTTTGTTATTAATTGCTTTACTATTTTTTTATTTTGGAGCTTCACTATTAATATCAGATATTATAAAGCGCAGACGTATACACAGTTTAGCAGAATATCTTTACCATATAAATCAAGGAATTTATAAAATGCGAACTGATAAAAAAGAAGACGAATTTTCAATTTTAGAAGATGAATTATACAAAACAGTTATAATGCTTAGAGAAAGTCGGGAAAAAGAAAGAGAAGAGAAAGAAAAGCTATGTGATAATCTTGCGGATATATCCCATCAACTTAAAACGCCACTTACGTCCATGTCATTGATGATTGAATTATTAGAAAGCAGTTCTATTGAAGGAGATGAAGCCTTATATATTAAAAATATTTCATCACAAATATATCGATTAAATTATTTAGTATCCTCATTGTTAATACTTTCAAAAATCGATGCAGATGCAATGCCATTAGAATATACATCTATTAATGTTTATGAATTGGTATGTGTTGCTGTTGAGCCTCTACATTTAATGATAGAAAAAAAGAAACAACAATTTTTTATAAAAGACAATAGTGATATATTTTTTACTGGTGATTTTCATTGGACTAATGAAGCTATTGTAAATATAGTTAAAAATTGCTCTGAACATACACCAAATGGAGGAGAAATTTCTATAAATTATAAACAGAATCCTATATGTACAGAAATAACAATTGAAGATAATGGACAAGGATTTGATAAAAAAGATATTCCTCACCTGTTTACTAGATTTTATAAGGGTGAAAATTCATCAAAAAACAGCGTTGGAATTGGACTTGCTCTTGCAAATTCCATAATAAAAAAGCAAAATGGTGAAATCATTGCTATAAATAAGGATACAGGAGGAGCAAAATTTATAATAAAGTTTTATAAAAATTAA
- a CDS encoding ABC transporter ATP-binding protein codes for MEILRTENLTKSYGVGETKVTALDNLNLKINKGEFVSIIGSSGSGKSTLLHMLGGVDKPTKGKIYIDSTDISSMNETKLALFRRRKVGLIYQFFNLIPTLTVEKNILLPMLLDDRKPKREEFDKIVDMLGLKERLNHVPNQLSGGQQQRVAIGRSLIYRPSIILADEPTGNLDRKNSESILEMLKISNKEYNQTIVMITHDEKIALSADRMIRIDDGKLVSNEVIK; via the coding sequence TTGGAAATACTAAGAACTGAAAATCTTACTAAAAGCTACGGAGTAGGTGAAACAAAGGTCACTGCACTGGATAATTTAAATTTAAAAATAAACAAAGGAGAATTTGTTTCAATAATTGGATCAAGTGGATCTGGAAAATCCACACTTCTACATATGTTAGGGGGAGTAGATAAACCTACAAAAGGAAAAATATATATTGATAGCACTGATATTTCATCAATGAATGAAACTAAATTAGCCTTATTTCGCCGACGAAAAGTAGGATTAATATATCAGTTTTTCAATCTTATCCCTACTCTAACTGTTGAAAAAAACATATTATTACCTATGCTTTTAGATGACAGAAAGCCTAAAAGAGAAGAATTTGATAAGATTGTAGACATGCTTGGTTTAAAGGAAAGGCTTAATCATGTACCAAACCAACTTTCAGGTGGGCAACAGCAAAGGGTTGCTATAGGTCGCTCATTAATTTATAGACCTTCTATTATCCTAGCAGATGAACCTACTGGAAATCTTGACAGGAAAAATTCTGAAAGTATTCTTGAAATGTTAAAGATTTCAAATAAAGAGTATAACCAGACTATTGTAATGATTACTCATGACGAAAAAATTGCATTATCAGCCGATAGAATGATTAGAATAGATGATGGTAAACTTGTATCAAATGAGGTGATTAAGTAA